A genomic region of Papaver somniferum cultivar HN1 chromosome 7, ASM357369v1, whole genome shotgun sequence contains the following coding sequences:
- the LOC113294659 gene encoding uncharacterized protein LOC113294659 has product MGEKLTAHKLAGTWDMVDLPPGKPVVGSHWVYKFKTKSYGTLERCKSRVVSQGNTQQYGINCEETFALVAHMTIVVHFLQRLLQIPYDSAMFIRKSEKGIVLLLLYVDDMVITSSDSEGIKSLKSHLNSCFQMKYLGHLRYFLGIEVNRSSEGYFISQVKYASEIFNRDGLTDSKVSETPLELNVKLNPIDGKALSDPTLYRQLVGSLNYLTITRLNISYAVHIVSQFMSAPRTTHFAAISRILRYIKGTLYKGLQFSSKSDLRLHAYTDSDWAGDVTDKRSTYGYCIFPGNSLISCHSKK; this is encoded by the exons ATGGGAGAAAAACTGACTGCACATAAACTAGCCGGCACATGGGATATGGTAGATTTACCACCTGGAAAACCTGTTGTGGGAAGTCACTGGGTCTATAAGTTCAAAACGAAATCATATGGTACCTTAGAACGTTGTAAATCACGTGTGGTTTCTCAAGGAAATACACAACAGTATGGGATTAATTGTGAAGAGACTTTCGCTCTTGTTGCTCATATGACAATTGTAGTACACTTCTTGCAGCGGCTACT TCAAATCCCATATGACTCAGCAATGTTCATCAGAAAATCTGAAAAAGGAATTGTACTTCTtctcttatatgttgatgatatggttATCACAAGCAGTGACTCAGAAGGTATAAAATCTCTAAAATCTCATCTGAATTCGTGCTTTCAAATGAAATACCTTGGTCACTTAAGATATTTTCTTGGCATAGAAGTTAATAGATCATCTGAAGGTTACTTTATATCTCAAGTTAAGTATGCTTCTGAGATTTTTAATCGAGATGGACTAACAGATAGTAAGGTTTCAGAAACACCTTTAGAACTGAATGTTAAGCTCAATCCTATTGATGGAAAAGCTCTGTCAGACCCAACTTTGTATAGACAACTAGTGGGCAGTCTCAATTATCTGACTATAACAAGACTGAATATTAGCTATGCAGTTCACATTGTAAGTCAATTCATGTCAGCTCCTCGTACCACACATTTTGCTGCAATTTCCAGGATTTTAAGATACATCAAAGGAACATTGTATAAAGGATTACAATTCTCTTCTAAGTCAGACCTACGCCTTCATGCATATACAGACTCAGATTGGGCAGGGGATGTAACAGACAAAAGATCCACATATGGTTATTGTATATTCCCAGGCAACTCTCTAATCTCTTGTCATAGTAAGAAATAG
- the LOC113297376 gene encoding uncharacterized protein LOC113297376 has product MEIPLICSRIHHHHNTPSNFIELSSVSSRSPVFQFKNQIIRTTSFRVSVSSCIKASSKGGSSSNEGIDSGISTSPVMEVTTFNDSFAAAAADTKDLPVWDKLGAVVRLTYGIGIYGAMALTGRFICSMSGIDSMGGFNPSLDAVLEGLGYAAPPIMALLFILDDEVVKLSPPARAIRDVEDEELRSFFYGMSPWQFILIVTASSIGEELFYRAAVQGGLADIFLRGGTELMKDARGIAALTGVLPPFVPFAQAFAAVITAALTGSLYYVAASPKDPTYVVAPVLPSRSSRNDLKKLFAAWYEKRQMRKIYSPLLEGILALYLGFEWIQTNNILSPMITHGIYSGVILGHGLWKIHDHKRRLHQRIEQLRSEVRSSNKL; this is encoded by the exons ATGGAGATTCCATTAATCTGTAGtagaattcatcatcatcataatacaccatcaaatttcattgagttatcctctgtttcttcaagaagtcCCGTTTTTCAGTTTAAAAATCAAATAATAAGAACAACAagttttagggtttcagtttcatcttgtATAAAGGCTTCATCAAAAGGAGGAAGTAGCAGTAACGAAGGGATTGATAGTGGAATTTCAACTAGTCCTGTTATGGAGGTAACAACTTTTAATGAtagttttgctgctgctgctgctgatactAAAGATCTTCCTGTTTGGGATAAATTAGGAGCTGTTGTTAGACTCACTTATGGAATTG GGATATATGGAGCAATGGCATTAACAGGAAGGTTCATATGTTCCATGTCCGGAATTGATTCCATGGGAGGGTTCAATCCATCATTAGATGCTGTTTTAGAAGGACTTGGGTATGCAGCTCCACCAATTATGGCTCTTCTCTTCATATTAGAT GATGAAGTTGTGAAGTTATCTCCTCCTGCACGTGCCATCAGAGATGTGGAAGATGAGGAGCTCAGGAGCTTCTTTTATGGGATGTCACCGTGGCAG TTCATACTCATTGTAACTGCTAGTTCCATAGGAGAGGAGCTTTTCTATCGAGCAGCAGTTCAG GGGGGATTAGCTGACATTTTTTTAAGAGGAGGCACCGAATTGATGAAGGATGCTCGAGGAATTGCAGCGCTG ACTGGTGTGTTACCGCCATTTGTCCCTTTTGCTCAAGCATTTGCAGCTGTGATCACAGCTGCTCTTACAGGGTCACTATATTATGTAGCTGCCTCTCCAAAAG ATCCTACATATGTGGTAGCGCCAGTCTTACCATCTCGCTCTAGCCGTAACGATCTTAAAAAGCTCTTTGCAG CTTGGTACGAGAAAAGGCAAATGAGGAAGATTTACTCGCCCCTGTTGGAGGGAATTTTAGCACTTTACCTTGGCTTTGAATGGATTCAA ACAAATAACATACTCAGCCCCATGATAACACATGGAATATACTCGGGCGTTATATTGGGACACGGTTTGTGGAAAATTCACGACCACAAACGAAGATTACATCAGCGGATAGAACAACTTAgatcagaagttaggtcttcaaaTAAGCTATAA